One Luteimonas sp. MC1825 DNA segment encodes these proteins:
- a CDS encoding oxidative damage protection protein, translated as MSRTVYCEYQKQDAEGLAFVPWPGALGKRVFAHIGKAGWAAWLAHQTMLINENRLSPLDPATRAFLEGEMEKFLFGGGAEAPAGYVPEDAP; from the coding sequence ATGAGCCGCACCGTGTACTGCGAATACCAGAAACAGGATGCTGAAGGCCTCGCCTTCGTGCCGTGGCCCGGCGCGCTGGGCAAGCGCGTGTTCGCGCATATCGGCAAGGCCGGCTGGGCGGCGTGGCTGGCGCACCAGACCATGCTGATCAACGAGAACCGGCTGTCGCCGCTGGATCCCGCCACCCGCGCCTTCCTCGAAGGCGAGATGGAGAAGTTCCTGTTCGGCGGCGGCGCCGAAGCGCCCGCCGGCTACGTGCCCGAAGACGCGCCCTGA
- a CDS encoding DUF6491 family protein codes for MATQTVARMGMALAAALVVSACATGRGRLDAGEKLTIYRAAAGAPVGSFPYHGSITGWTPLGDGAIALWTGPSRAWLLDLDGPCPDIDFSPVIAVTSSEGGRVMARFDKVLASGHGSMQIPCRIREIRPLDTRQIKAAEKAARDDQGASSGT; via the coding sequence ATGGCCACGCAAACAGTCGCCCGGATGGGCATGGCGCTCGCCGCGGCGCTGGTGGTGTCGGCATGCGCGACGGGTCGCGGACGCCTGGACGCGGGGGAAAAACTCACCATCTATCGCGCCGCGGCGGGTGCGCCGGTGGGCAGTTTTCCGTACCACGGCAGCATCACTGGCTGGACGCCGCTGGGCGATGGCGCGATCGCGCTGTGGACCGGCCCGAGTCGCGCCTGGTTGCTGGACCTCGACGGCCCTTGCCCGGACATCGACTTCAGTCCGGTGATCGCCGTGACCAGCAGCGAGGGCGGGCGTGTCATGGCACGCTTCGACAAGGTGCTGGCCAGCGGCCACGGCTCCATGCAGATCCCCTGCCGCATCCGCGAGATCCGGCCGCTCGACACCCGGCAGATCAAGGCCGCCGAGAAGGCGGCCCGCGACGATCAGGGCGCGTCTTCGGGCACGTAG
- the mutY gene encoding A/G-specific adenine glycosylase produces the protein MNKAADSGFAPRLLAWFDIHGRHDLPWQHPRSPYRVWLSEIMLQQTQVRVVVPYFERFVAALPDLPALAAAPLDDVLGLWSGLGYYARARNLHAAARACVERHDGGLPRDFDALLALPGIGRSTAGAILSQAWGDRHAILDGNVKRVLARVHGVSGWPGLPAVEKQLWQHAQAQLPDARLADYTQAQMDLGATLCTRHDPACILCPLQDGCVARIEGRVAELPTSKPGKALPQREAVLLVLRDGEGRVLLRRRPPAGVWAQLWSLPEAEDHDAARALFHAHADGDYAQGEALEPIAHAFSHYRLRLLPLRWRAVAPAAAVGDNDDLRWVSHDAIDALGIPAPVRTLLDMQFAEHQENPPQ, from the coding sequence GTGAACAAGGCTGCCGACAGCGGCTTCGCGCCGCGGCTGCTGGCGTGGTTCGACATCCACGGCCGCCACGACCTGCCCTGGCAGCACCCGCGCTCGCCGTACCGGGTGTGGCTGTCGGAAATCATGCTGCAGCAGACGCAGGTGCGCGTTGTGGTGCCCTATTTCGAGCGCTTCGTGGCTGCCCTGCCCGACCTGCCGGCGCTGGCCGCGGCGCCGCTGGACGACGTGCTCGGGCTCTGGTCGGGCCTGGGTTACTACGCACGCGCCCGCAACCTGCATGCCGCGGCACGCGCGTGCGTCGAACGCCACGACGGCGGACTGCCGCGCGATTTCGATGCGCTGCTGGCGCTGCCGGGCATCGGCCGCAGCACCGCGGGCGCGATCCTGTCGCAGGCCTGGGGCGACCGACACGCGATCCTCGACGGCAACGTCAAGCGCGTGCTGGCCCGCGTCCATGGCGTCAGCGGCTGGCCCGGCCTGCCGGCGGTCGAGAAGCAGCTCTGGCAGCACGCGCAGGCGCAGCTGCCCGACGCGCGCCTGGCCGACTACACACAGGCGCAGATGGATCTCGGCGCCACCCTGTGCACGCGTCATGACCCGGCGTGCATCCTCTGCCCGCTGCAGGACGGCTGCGTCGCGCGCATCGAAGGTCGCGTCGCCGAACTGCCCACGTCGAAGCCCGGCAAGGCGCTGCCGCAGCGCGAGGCCGTGCTGCTCGTGCTGCGCGACGGCGAAGGCCGCGTGCTGCTGAGGCGACGCCCTCCGGCCGGTGTGTGGGCCCAGCTCTGGTCCCTGCCCGAAGCCGAAGACCACGACGCCGCGCGCGCGCTGTTCCACGCCCACGCCGACGGCGACTATGCGCAAGGCGAGGCGCTGGAGCCGATCGCCCACGCGTTCAGCCATTACCGGCTCAGGTTGCTGCCGCTGCGCTGGCGCGCCGTCGCCCCCGCCGCCGCGGTGGGCGACAATGACGACCTGCGCTGGGTGTCGCATGACGCGATCGATGCTCTCGGGATCCCGGCGCCCGTCAGGACACTGCTCGACATGCAGTTCGCCGAGCACCAGGAGAATCCGCCGCAATGA